From the Prunus dulcis chromosome 4, ALMONDv2, whole genome shotgun sequence genome, one window contains:
- the LOC117624819 gene encoding ubiquitin-conjugating enzyme E2 19-like, with protein sequence MAAVNQDNTLVVATTTAPSNSKQSQPRAKTVDSQSVLKRLQSELMALMMSGDSGISAFPEEDNIFCWKGTIIGSKDTVFEGTEYRLSLTFPNDYPFKPPKVKFETLCFHPNVDLVGNICLDILQDKWSSAYDVRTILLSIQSLLGEPNISSPLNNQAAQLWSNQDDYRKMVEKLYKSPKA encoded by the exons ATGGCTGCTGTGAACCAAGATAACACTCTAGTAGTGGCCACAACCACTGCTCCCTCAAACTCAAAGCAATCTCAGCCGCGAGCAAAGACCGTTGATTCTCAGTCTGTTCTCAAAAG GCTGCAATCTGAGTTGATGGCCTTAATG ATGAGTGGGGATTCTGGGATATCTGCCTTCCCTGAAGAAGACAACATATTCTGCTGGAAAGGGACAATCATTGGAAGCAAAGATACAGTGTTTGAAGGGACAGAATACAGACTATCCCTTACCTTTCCCAATGACTATCCATTCAAACCTCCAAAGGTCAAGTTTGAGACTCTCTGCTTTCATCCCAATGTGGATCTGGTTGGCAACATTTGCTTGGATATTCTTCAG GATAAATGGTCATCTGCTTATGATGTGAGAACCATTCTCTTATCCATCCAGAGTCTGCTTGGAG AACCAAACATCAGCTCACCTTTGAACAACCAAGCAGCACAACTTTGGAGCAATCAAGATG ATTATAGGAAGATGGTGGAGAAGTTGTACAAATCTCCAAAAGCTTAA
- the LOC117626725 gene encoding uncharacterized protein LOC117626725 — translation MEALYSKLYDTYMKLKSKKWSELDNVNKDQEVKFMDYISAAEQVIQQLKSENERLLSRVKDLTSEVASIRSAKDEQCIEYQELLMEENRKNEELSEEVARLRNLQQVGNFSRLKDSKTDNGGVCTPASGQVPEEAGNRSQRRKTHKRRRQSLSETEDIVMPSSSLQDDEILRESEKDLHKGAVPSGSLINVQQPQCCRAIERPGGDVNPTGQANCLFQVLVEYLVDLKFSTVSQTEEICISAVHQSSGYSFNLTWVNRAGVKEPELLYRVLSLGTFERVAPEWMKDAIMFSTTMCPKFFDRLSRVVKLHA, via the exons ATGGAGGCTCTCTACTCGAAACTCTACGATACGTACATGAAACTCAAG TCGAAGAAATGGTCGGAGTTGGATAATGTTAATAAAGATCAAGAAGTAAAGTTCATGGATTATATCTCGG CTGCGGAGCAGGTAATCCAACAATTGAAATCTGAAAATGAGAGGTTGCTTTCACGAGTTAAAGATCTGACAAGTGAAGTGGCTTCTATTAG GTCCGCCAAAGATGAACAATGTATTGAGTACCAGGAGCTTTTAATGGAAGAGAACAGGAAGA ATGAAGAACTTTCTGAAGAAGTAGCGAGGCTTCGAAATCTGCAACAGGTGGGAAATTTTAGCAGACTGAAGGATAGCAAAACAGACAATGGAGGAGTGTGTACACCTGCTAGTGGTCAAGTACCAGAAGAAGCAGGCAATCGGTCACAGAGAAGAAAGACACATAAACGTAGGAGGCAATCCTTGTCTGAGACAGAGGATATAGTTATGCCTTCTAGCAGTCTTCAAGATGATGAAATCCTAAGAGAATCTGAAAAGGACTTGCACAAGGGAGCCGTGCCTAGTGGGTCTCTTATAAATGTTCAACAG ccaCAATGCTGTAGAGCTATTGAAAGACCAG GTGGCGATGTTAACCCAACTGGCCAAGCTAACTGCCTCTTTCAAGTGCTTGTTGAGTATCTGGTGGATTTAAAGTTCTCAACTGTTAGTCAAACTGAAGAAATATGCATTTCAGCTGTGCATCAATCAAGTG GTTACTCCTTCAATCTTACATGGGTGAATAGAGCTGGTGTAAAGGAACCAGAACTTCTGTACCGCGTCTTATCCTTGGGGACATTTGAAAGGGTTGCACCAGAATGGATGAAGGATGCCATAATGTTCAGCACAACCATGTGCCCTAAATTCTTTGATAGGTTATCCCGAGTTGTCAAGCTGCACGCATAG